A stretch of the Panicum virgatum strain AP13 chromosome 9N, P.virgatum_v5, whole genome shotgun sequence genome encodes the following:
- the LOC120689002 gene encoding pre-mRNA-processing factor 40 homolog A-like, whose translation MHDRLTLLVTEIRTLGSKDWDDFKVTKKMLRAYAPKNSMLATIIRGKESYRKMKPINLLNELQFHEMNDLDVAKSISQDEVKTIALKAEPSKTFETSEKSSKQKKKVESSDGDSTDEEAAMMVKNFKKFMKKRNFKRGTKQRTCYKCGEKDHFIADCPQNDNDENEDKKHKDKGKDKSYDKEKRYKKKSKEYNKKHGKAHVGEEWESSNDSDNEGTASLALLSTSSTPKLFKQPLR comes from the coding sequence ATGCATGATAGGCTCACTCTTCTAGTTACCGAGATTAGAACTCTTGGTAGCAAAGATTGGGATGATTTCAAGGTCACTAAGAAGATGCTTAGAGCATATGCACCCAAAAATTCAATGTTGGCAACCATCATTAGAGGCAAAGAATCATATAGAAAGATGAAGCCAATCAACTTGTTGAATGAGTTGCAATTTCATGAGATGAATGATCTAGATGTGGCCAAGTCAATTAGTCAAGATGAAGTCAAGACTATTGCTCTCAAGGCCGAACCTAGCAAGACGTTTGAAACAAGTGAGAAATCGTCAAAGCAAAAGAAGAAAGTTGAGTCAAGTGATGGAGATAGCACCGATGAAGAAGCTGCCATGATGGTGAAAAacttcaaaaaatttatgaagAAAAGAAACTTCAAGAGAGGGACCAAACAAAGAACATGCTACAAGTGTGGTGAAAAAGATCATTTCATAGCGGATTGTCCTCAAAATGACAATGATGAAAATGAAGACAAGAAGCACAAGGACAAGGGCAAGGACAAGAGTTATGACAAGGAGAAGAGGTACAAAAAGAAGAGCAAAGAGTATAACAAGAAGCATGGCAAGGCTCATGTTGGTGAAGAGTGGGAGTCTAGCAACGACTCCGACAATGAGGGCACCGCATCTCTTGCCTTGCTCTCTACATCATCAACACCAAAGCTCTTTAAACAACCTCTACGATGA